In Drosophila simulans strain w501 chromosome 3R, Prin_Dsim_3.1, whole genome shotgun sequence, a single window of DNA contains:
- the LOC27207044 gene encoding protein takeout isoform X2 yields the protein MSGKIAIIVLVALLGATLAQEQPYYLQQCPRDEAQINECLRESGNKLVHYLQKGVPELDIYEIEPVMIDEIGIVLGSGPDGYRALFRNIQAYGVSNITVTNIRSDLDSLQFQLTCEIPRIRVKAQYRSTGVLILVKASGAGDYWGEYEGVKAKIYFKAVANEGPDGRTYLTTDSVKMDFNVKEIQMGVDNIANGNSVIQAALNLFINSNSQELLKEMKPALRTKLTLVIRNFMDRIFAKIPLDEWINLN from the exons CCTACTACCTGCAACAGTGCCCGCGGGACGAGGCCCAGATAAACGAATGCCTTCGCGAAAGTGGCAACAAGCTGGTGCACTACCTGCAGAAGGGAGTGCCGGAGTTGGACATCTACGAG ATCGAACCCGTGATGATTGATGAAATCGGCATAGTGTTGGGTAGTGGTCCGGATGGCTACCGCGCACTTTTCCGGAACATTCAGGCCTACGGTGTGAGCAACATCACAGTGACCAACATCCG CTCCGACTTGGACTCGCTGCAGTTCCAGCTGACGTGCGAGATACCCCGCATTCGCGTCAAGGCGCAGTACCGGTCCACAGGTGTTCTGATCTTGGTGAAGGCCTCCGGAGCCGGCGACTACTGGGGGGAGTACG AGGGAGTGAAGGCCAAGATCTACTtcaaggccgtggccaacgAGGGTCCCGACGGTCGCACCTACCTGACGACGGACTCCGTCAAGATGGACTTCAACGTGAAGGAGATCCAAATGGGAGTGGACAACATCGCCAACGGAAACTCGGTGATAC AGGCTGCTCTCAACCTGTTCATCAACTCCAACTCCCAGGAGCTGCTCAAGGAAATGAAGCCGGCGCTCAGGACCAAACTCACTCTGGTCATCCGCAACTTCATGGATCGCATTTTCGCCAAGATTCCGCTGGACGAGTGGATCAACCTGAATTAG
- the LOC6726755 gene encoding protein takeout — MQFQLIVASLLICFVACISAGNMPDYIQVCHRNDPELSKCLKSSVHNLRPYLAKGIKELNVPPLEPLYIGDLSILDGSAGLTVKAKKLNILGASNFEITKLRASTQNRRFDFELILPHLHGDGLYEINGNILALPIKGNGPFTGNFTNFVAYVRVQYDIKSVNDLEYLHVKEFVLKIRTGKGNLKLENLFNGDKVLGDVINDTINQNFEVFTNDLIAPIARALEAKFLVITTKILENFTYSELFPV, encoded by the exons ATGCAGTTCCAACTCATCGTAGCCTCGCTGTTGATCTGTTTTGTAGCATGCATCTCAGCTGGCAATATGC CTGACTACATCCAGGTGTGCCATCGCAACGATCCCGAACTGTCGAAGTGCCTGAAGAGCAGTGTTCACAACTTGCGACCCTATCTGGCCAAGGGCATTAAGGAACTGAACGTACCGCCGCTAGAGCCCCTCTACATTGGAGATCTGAGCATTCTGGATGGATCCGCCGGGCTCACGGTGAAAGCCAAGAAGCTGAACATCCTGGGCGCCTCCAACTTTGAGATCACCAAGCTGCGGGCTTCAACCCAAAACCGACGCTTTGACTTCGAGTTGATTCTGCCCCATCTCCATGGCGATGGGCTCTACGAGATCAATGGCAACATTCTGGCACTGCCGATCAAGGGCAATGGACCGTTCACTGGAAACTTCACCAACTTCGTGGCTTATGTGCGCGTCCAGTACGACATAAAGAGTGTTAATGATCTGGAATACCTGCATGTCAAGGAGTTCGTCCTGAAGATCCGCACTGGCAAGGGAAACCTGAAGCTGGAGAACCTCTTCAACGGAGACAAGGTTCTGGGCGACGTCATCAATGACACGATCAACCAAAACTTCGAGGTCTTCACCAACGACTTGATCGCACCGATTGCCCGCGCCCTGGAGGCCAAGTTTCTGGTCATCACGACCAAAATCCTTGAGAACTTCACCTACAGCGAGCTTTTCCCCGTCTAA